The Litchfieldia alkalitelluris genome has a window encoding:
- the gpsB gene encoding cell division regulator GpsB, whose translation MQSDKIKLSSKDILEKEFKTGLKGYKQVDVDKYLDVIIKDYEAFQQLVEELRQENYRLKKQLDESHKKQPTQQTGTTNFDILKRLSNLEKHVFGSKLFD comes from the coding sequence ATGCAATCTGATAAAATTAAATTATCATCAAAGGATATTTTAGAAAAAGAATTTAAAACTGGCTTAAAAGGTTATAAGCAAGTAGATGTAGACAAGTATTTAGATGTAATTATTAAGGATTATGAAGCTTTTCAACAGCTTGTTGAGGAATTACGTCAAGAAAATTATCGTTTAAAAAAACAGTTAGACGAGTCACATAAAAAACAACCAACTCAGCAAACGGGCACAACAAACTTTGATATCTTAAAAAGACTCTCTAATTTAGAAAAACATGTATTTGGAAGTAAGTTATTTGATTAA
- a CDS encoding DUF1273 domain-containing protein, producing the protein MKVLAITGYKPFELGLFDPKNPGITFIKKAIEKKLLFLLEEGLEWVIISGQLGVELWAAEVVMDLQIDHPNLKFAVITPFLDQEEKWNEVNKELYEFVLSQADYTNSITNKKYESPAQFRLKNKFFIDKSDGMLIVYDEETEGSPKFIYNQARNEVDHSNYQLFIINAYDLQMIAEEEQYSNNNF; encoded by the coding sequence ATAAAAGTATTAGCAATTACTGGCTACAAGCCTTTTGAACTAGGATTATTTGATCCGAAAAATCCAGGTATTACTTTCATAAAGAAAGCAATTGAAAAGAAATTACTATTTTTGTTAGAAGAGGGTTTAGAATGGGTTATTATTAGTGGACAACTTGGTGTTGAATTGTGGGCAGCAGAAGTTGTGATGGACTTGCAAATAGACCACCCAAACTTAAAATTTGCAGTCATAACACCTTTTTTAGACCAAGAAGAAAAATGGAATGAAGTTAATAAAGAATTGTATGAATTTGTGTTATCTCAAGCAGATTATACTAATAGTATTACTAATAAGAAATATGAAAGTCCGGCACAGTTTCGGCTGAAAAATAAATTTTTTATCGATAAGAGCGATGGCATGCTTATTGTCTATGACGAGGAAACTGAGGGAAGTCCAAAGTTTATTTACAATCAAGCACGAAATGAAGTTGATCATTCCAATTATCAATTGTTTATTATAAATGCTTATGATCTGCAGATGATTGCAGAAGAAGAACAATACTCAAACAATAACTTTTAA
- a CDS encoding THUMP domain-containing class I SAM-dependent RNA methyltransferase — protein sequence MGKVTLIATAAMGIEAVVAKEVKDLGYDCTVENGKITFVADEKAICRSNLWLRTADRIKLKIGEFKATTFDELFEKTKALNWGQYIPEDAEFPVIGKSVKSTLFSVSDCQSIVKKAVVDSLQKHYRKTGWFEETGPLFRIEVALHKDIATLTIDTSGVGLHKRGYRAGQGEAPLKETLAATLIKLTNWTPDKPFVDPFCGSGTIPIEAALIGQNIAPGFNRDFVSERWNWIDKSIWQEARQEVEDLANYDQPLDIQGFDIDHRMINIATNNAEEAGFADIIKFKQMQVSDFTTNKPYGVIVGNPPYGERIGEKREVENMYKAMGKAFAPHDTWSIYMLTSHPEFEKLYGKPATKKRKLFNGFIRTDYYQYWGKRPPRNVE from the coding sequence ATGGGAAAAGTAACACTTATAGCTACTGCTGCAATGGGCATTGAAGCAGTTGTTGCGAAGGAAGTTAAAGATCTAGGCTATGATTGCACTGTTGAAAATGGAAAAATAACCTTTGTTGCTGATGAAAAGGCAATATGTAGGTCAAATCTTTGGCTTCGAACAGCTGATCGAATAAAGCTGAAAATCGGTGAATTCAAGGCAACAACTTTTGATGAATTATTCGAAAAAACTAAGGCATTGAATTGGGGGCAATATATTCCCGAAGATGCCGAATTTCCAGTTATCGGAAAATCTGTGAAATCAACTTTGTTTAGTGTTTCTGATTGTCAAAGTATTGTGAAAAAAGCAGTAGTTGATAGTTTGCAAAAACATTATCGAAAAACAGGTTGGTTTGAAGAAACAGGACCACTATTTAGAATTGAAGTAGCATTACATAAAGATATTGCAACATTAACCATTGATACTAGTGGGGTTGGTTTACATAAAAGAGGGTACCGTGCAGGCCAAGGGGAAGCTCCTCTTAAGGAAACATTAGCGGCGACTTTAATTAAATTAACTAATTGGACACCGGACAAGCCTTTCGTTGATCCATTTTGTGGATCAGGTACCATTCCAATTGAGGCTGCATTAATAGGGCAAAATATCGCCCCAGGTTTTAATAGGGATTTTGTATCAGAAAGATGGAATTGGATTGACAAGTCAATCTGGCAAGAAGCTAGACAAGAGGTAGAAGACTTAGCTAATTATGATCAACCTCTTGACATTCAAGGATTTGATATTGATCATCGAATGATCAATATAGCTACAAATAATGCTGAAGAAGCTGGGTTCGCTGATATAATTAAGTTTAAGCAAATGCAGGTAAGTGATTTTACAACAAATAAACCATATGGTGTTATTGTAGGCAACCCACCATATGGTGAACGGATAGGTGAGAAGAGGGAAGTTGAAAACATGTATAAGGCAATGGGTAAAGCCTTTGCGCCTCATGATACATGGTCCATATATATGCTAACATCACATCCTGAATTCGAAAAGTTATACGGTAAGCCGGCAACAAAGAAAAGAAAGCTATTTAATGGGTTCATTAGGACGGATTATTATCAATATTGGGGGAAGCGACCTCCGAGAAACGTTGAATAA
- a CDS encoding DUF3921 family protein has translation MNHYEFDKISKALQVSNQALQEEGIENELVQQAQDELLQALSHATSVEKDYLVQINK, from the coding sequence ATGAATCATTATGAATTCGATAAAATTTCAAAAGCTCTGCAAGTCTCCAATCAAGCACTTCAAGAAGAAGGAATTGAAAATGAACTTGTTCAACAAGCTCAGGATGAACTTTTGCAGGCACTATCACATGCAACATCTGTTGAAAAAGATTATCTGGTTCAAATAAATAAGTAA